The Thermococcus eurythermalis genomic sequence GAAATTCTGCATTAGTCATGACTAGCCCCTTGGAATAATCAAAATCCCAACTCCAAGGTAAAGTTTTTTCTTTTGATACTGCCCTCTGAAATGTTGGAGATGAGATTTCTGGAACATACCTCCATCCTTTGTTATATGTAGTTACCATTCTGTCTGCATAAATTGCTGGAGGATATATTCTGGTTGAAGGTGTAGCGAATATCGAAAAATCTTCTGGAGAATCTAGTACAACACTACTTGATATCTTTAAAATTTTGCTATTCCTATTGGTCTCGGAGTAAAAAACAAGTCCTAACTCTTGAAGGTCTCTAAAGTTTGCAGGATGTACAATTGATTCATATACCGGCAAACCCTTGTTTGTTATGACAATAATAGAACCGATTCTTATTCTACTAGACGTATTGTTAAAAATTTGAAACATCGTTAGATAATTGCCGGTATACACTTCCCTAAATCCAAGCTGTCTTAACTGCCCTATCTTTGATTTAATATCCTCCGGATTGATAGCAGAGCTATTTAGATCATAATGCAATATCAAATATTTTATATTAATAGAATAATACAACTTTGGTAAGTCTGTTCCTTTATATCCCGATAATGGATATACAAAGGGAAACGGAGTCAGCGGCCCATAATAGTCAAAAAAGTATATATTCCTGTGATAATACACAGGTAGATTTGAATTCCTCATAGCGAAAATTCCCGCTGGTGGCCCTTCTAATCTTGTAGTGTTTAGCCATACTGGTCGCGCAGTTGAAAATGGAGGCACCCAAAGAGCGTGGTAATTAATGTTGTTCTCCATAAGCGAGTTTGCAATAGTGTAATCGGTGGGAATCTTTGCTGGCGTCCAGTATCCGTTCATATCTCCTGTAAAAATTGGCCACGCGGAAATTGATGAGATAACAACGATGGCAACAAGTACACTTGAAAATATTTTCTTATCAAGCCGCAACATAATTTTATATAAAAATATAGAAGTCATCATACTTAGTGCCAGCAATGCGGGCATATAGTTTATTCTACCCTGCCTTAAAAGTCTCAAAAAGTACATCATTATTGAGCTTCTCCATAAAACCTCGACCCTGAATATATTCAGATCCTCAGATGTAAAGGGTAGATACACAAGGTAAATTGTGATGGGCAACAATAACATTGAATTGTTTGCTACAACTTGTTTTTTAGGTAGTATATATGATAACAATGTCAGGAGCATTATAACTAAGAATAGATACATTAAAGAGTCCCAATATATTAATGACCAAGAATATACGCTAAACCTAGAAGCGAATACATTCACTGTCTTTTCCAACAACATGTAGCTATAATCAAAGTTTTTAGCAGGGGCAACTTGTGCGGGCATGCTTACTGAATACAATATTGGGGCAATAAATTTGCCCAAGCTAAATAATATGAAGAATCCCCCATAATATATGATTGATTTAAAGAGAGACATCAGGGAGGTACCATTTTTGTTAGAAACCAGATACCACATTATTGTAACCAAGTATATAGGGATGATAACTGCAATATATCTGTAACTGGCCACCAAAGCTAACAATGTTGCTCCGATTATTGCATACCTTAATTTTTTATGTTCGAGAAGGGTTTTTAAAAAATACAGGTATGTAAGAGGTAAAAGAGCATGTTGAAATTTTAAACTTATATTATGCTGATACACAGCCACCCAGGGGTTTATTACGTATATTATGGCTCCTACGATGCTCGCAATCTCTACTTTAAAATCCTCTTGAGAAATCAGAAATGTGTTTTTGATGAAATATTTCAAAAGACAATAAGCAAAAATAAATCCTAAAGGAAACTGAAGACCAAGTAATAATATTTCAAATGACCTAAAGGATAAATGGAAGATATTTTTGCTAACTAATATTAAGAAGTTGTATAGGTAAACCTTTGGGAACTCTTCTAATGGGAATAATCCTACCTGGCAATCCCAGGCAAATTTATACATTGGCCAAAATTTCTCATAACTAATTGCCTCCAGTTGCTCGGAAAGTATTACGTATCCTTGATAAAGCAAAAGTGCTCTAACACTTACCAAAAAGAGGGATATTGCAACGATAAATAGGATTATGTATC encodes the following:
- a CDS encoding glycosyltransferase family protein, whose protein sequence is MLKKHQRYIILFIVAISLFLVSVRALLLYQGYVILSEQLEAISYEKFWPMYKFAWDCQVGLFPLEEFPKVYLYNFLILVSKNIFHLSFRSFEILLLGLQFPLGFIFAYCLLKYFIKNTFLISQEDFKVEIASIVGAIIYVINPWVAVYQHNISLKFQHALLPLTYLYFLKTLLEHKKLRYAIIGATLLALVASYRYIAVIIPIYLVTIMWYLVSNKNGTSLMSLFKSIIYYGGFFILFSLGKFIAPILYSVSMPAQVAPAKNFDYSYMLLEKTVNVFASRFSVYSWSLIYWDSLMYLFLVIMLLTLLSYILPKKQVVANNSMLLLPITIYLVYLPFTSEDLNIFRVEVLWRSSIMMYFLRLLRQGRINYMPALLALSMMTSIFLYKIMLRLDKKIFSSVLVAIVVISSISAWPIFTGDMNGYWTPAKIPTDYTIANSLMENNINYHALWVPPFSTARPVWLNTTRLEGPPAGIFAMRNSNLPVYYHRNIYFFDYYGPLTPFPFVYPLSGYKGTDLPKLYYSINIKYLILHYDLNSSAINPEDIKSKIGQLRQLGFREVYTGNYLTMFQIFNNTSSRIRIGSIIVITNKGLPVYESIVHPANFRDLQELGLVFYSETNRNSKILKISSSVVLDSPEDFSIFATPSTRIYPPAIYADRMVTTYNKGWRYVPEISSPTFQRAVSKEKTLPWSWDFDYSKGLVMTNAEFQKSSNTISNKTLVAIWTFQDKRELSAWANYTDQIQWNSIQTLSLQNGTLVTTLYNSTWGWKTVKSPLIHISSSHVYHFELRIKGYNAHGVHIKVLELDKDSTPILTRYVKTVGSGTFDWKTVTFDYQPENENTKYLQLQIWHGHETDKPLPNVIWVDDVKVYDITNYTKPVTLEIPFKVDKTDNYKIFIRYFKNQKGGAIRVYLDGTPIYIKTKDQLNKFVWKDLGTFKLEKGEHKIVLENVRGFNAVNLFALVPENEYYKAKEEVKRLLQNKTVIYIFEAESDLYNSNADTIKNLNASNGELIKFKDDGEAWQDMEIVKNSTYKIALKGIGTFNVSIGNYSYILSSENLTFRYTPTFYLREGKYKLKITPVSKDAILDVVWLYSTDNNETLEDIFNVNETPATVQNYTKINPTLWKVKVNATKPFFLTFAESYDPLWEARVYKDGKLVEKVKPVPVYGVINGFWINQTGDLEIVLRYTPQDWFERGLIISLTTFVLSIFYIFYDWRREKGDRWAGRLEEKFKRLAENVKSRIFRR